A stretch of the Amia ocellicauda isolate fAmiCal2 chromosome 10, fAmiCal2.hap1, whole genome shotgun sequence genome encodes the following:
- the seraf gene encoding von Willebrand factor D and EGF domain-containing protein, translated as MSCREVSTGSLLCEQVTSREGNMGLWHSCAALARMLLFLASLCMCVSVCDGRSEASRGVVIPFVFDAKATCDPPCRHAGLCIRNNTCFCSKGYEGELCQYATCYPKCKNGGECLRPGKCRCLPGYGGKYCHKVTCEGGCWNGGECISVNSVVKCLCPSSWTGSKCQEAICPQGCRNGGSCVAPGICSCPEGWLGGACHIAVCTQPCLHGGKCVAPHTCRCRGPYSGPQCREKKKQ; from the exons ATGAGCTGCAGAGAAGTTTCCACAGGATCTCTGCTCTGTGAACAGGTCACCAGCCGTGAGGGGAACATGGGTCTGTGGCACAGCTGTGCGGCTCTGGCGAGGATGCTGCTCTTCTTGGCGtccctgtgcatgtgtgtgtctgtgtgcgatGGCCGGTCAGAGGCGTCCAGAGGGGTCGTCATTCCCTTCGTATTTGATGCAAAAGCTACTTGTGACCCACCGTGTCGTCATGCAGGGCTCTGCATCAGGAACAATACCTGCTTCTGCTCCAAGGGCTACGAAGGGGAGCTCTGCCAGTATG CTACATGCTACCCCAAGTGTAAAAATGGGGGAGAGTGCCTGAGACCTGGAAAATGCAGATGTTTGCCAGGATATGGAGGCAAATATTGTCACAAAG TAACATGTGAAGGCGGATGCTGGAACGGGGGGGAATGCATCTCTGTGAACAGCGTAGTAAAGTGCCTCTGCCCATCGAGCTGGACAGGGTCCAAATGTCAAGAAG CGATCTGTCCTCAGGGATGTAGGAACGGCGGGAGCTGTGTGGCCCCTGGCATCTGCAGCTGTCCCGAGGGCTGGCTCGGGGGGGCGTGCCATATTG CTGTGTGCACCCAGCCTTGTCTCCATGGAGGGAAATGTGTCGCGCCCCACACGTGCCGGTGCCGTGGCCCTTACTCTGGGCCCCAGTGCAGAGAGAAGAAGAAGCAATGA